One genomic window of Stieleria sp. JC731 includes the following:
- a CDS encoding PQQ-binding-like beta-propeller repeat protein: MQYRQSLFTAKFAIAVMALVALGTMHRTTVWGQQQRFGAPLQRNAARFIEPPRWLGQQIRDAEEAIEQERYSDAIVVLGDLLERDPDSVDDTSIAGQDFFLGIEDRQGQRLEKSLLHHCQQLIGKLPEAALEIYELRYGALANKGLEQASQTRDWKTLRDVRRQYFHTKAGYQASFILAQRELYRGHPLAASMLLDDIVESSRAVRFLGNEVIALHAVACRLGGRSLPKSLVNHQIEISVAGSEKQPIRNWRGWIDEHYQFPLHHSIAESGDYQMLGGSLSRNESNAGQMPLTTPRWMLETTATPLDEEALRQTSDDLAASGELPPPSWSPLLVGNQLLMRTTERLRGVDHRTGKRVWHYPFYDPEAAPNEPLGGTANATGMNATGERLARTVFNDVPYGQLTSDGKRVFLLDDLMPSEHVVINPLVGVKVADQIENGRNTLVALDLATEGKILWRLGKDWTIESELNEAFFLAPPIAVEDELFTLVELSGDITLVCLDPLTGQMNWKQQLIAVEGAAIGQDPPRRVSGNLITYHEGVLICPTGTGATVTFNLVDRTLRWANSYERRASAPVPFGGNTTSSRADQGRRWHSSVAIASGNTVLVTPATTDNLFCYSVVDGKQKFSKVRQDAFYVAGIREDQFLVVGPRDVTAYDLENGRLNWQSDPKLLTAGDQIIGRGVFGDEFYIIPTSNNELIKLSLSDGKVQDRRRTTFPLGNLVAVDGEIISQGATTIAVALGQKTLGPRVDRILQEDPDNLDALIQKALLLAETKDRDGALDVLRKAREVDPDSDDVLLLSIALMLSELRDNPNPDPRLEQDLERIIDTPVQRLEFLALRLEASLRHQNFKTAAERLLELSTTATKYGPGGDKDSAVLRESTRDCDLDSWLAARASELSAKASQSASLDEIKQTVDAFLQSRTFGSSQELLSTTQHLRPLGAQSLVRDAVDRLIDEENDFAAERLLLGPQLGSRVLRDGYPDLADEDKLRLAKIYRRGHMDADALKLLHSVSQSNTASTDEIEKSIADITAEGEAVAKIDPTQSVSINWQQSSTMGISRTPTTQYTVRPTIDGGESFNGWTIANLPNAVMMQTPIGQYVPMPMDEYRSVRNSDRAATISGGLMISERPGRISAIDMTQMQTGRRNDALLWTRDFGGNGSNVKRQSKPTAFGDTVYSYPTNSLAANVISELRIGPIMGDRMLALHSGELLAISTATGEVMWRNSEAPAVGHMVVDSGKIAIASYMRGVVSTLTKFDLYDGQKADSKDWTFGDIWTSAGKHVLAYQVNDKQSGATVRLINPFDVDNQVVLETEAFVKQPLVQGVASGAGRLLQDRFMVLYDGTGRLLIWDIVQGRQICDHSTGNFDALQSMHAMWMKDRIIVFAAKTVTQGGNGMRTQQGDFHQPAHRMISIDIESGDLQWQREFENAWGITVHQPFESPVLLLSRSQTLFTVNRSVPKIDLAMIRLSDGETIHEELEKEVQPRSNGLTTAVILQPQQNRIRVQIDSELVTYQFGDEATEATPEDEDIVPNP, encoded by the coding sequence ATGCAATATCGTCAATCTTTATTCACTGCCAAGTTTGCAATCGCTGTTATGGCATTGGTCGCCTTGGGCACCATGCATCGAACGACTGTTTGGGGACAGCAACAACGATTCGGCGCCCCTCTGCAACGTAACGCGGCTCGGTTCATCGAACCACCTCGCTGGCTAGGCCAACAGATCCGCGATGCTGAAGAAGCGATTGAGCAGGAACGCTACAGCGATGCGATTGTCGTTCTCGGAGATCTGCTTGAGCGCGACCCAGATTCGGTCGATGACACCTCGATTGCTGGCCAAGATTTCTTTCTTGGGATCGAGGACCGGCAAGGCCAACGTCTGGAAAAAAGTTTGCTCCACCACTGTCAGCAGCTCATCGGCAAGCTTCCCGAAGCAGCGCTGGAGATCTATGAACTGCGTTACGGTGCGTTGGCGAATAAAGGTTTGGAACAGGCGTCTCAAACTCGTGATTGGAAAACGCTTCGCGACGTCCGGCGTCAATACTTTCATACGAAGGCGGGGTACCAAGCATCGTTTATCCTGGCACAACGTGAACTTTATCGTGGGCACCCTTTAGCCGCATCGATGTTGCTTGACGATATCGTTGAAAGCAGCCGAGCCGTACGCTTCTTAGGAAACGAGGTGATCGCATTGCATGCGGTTGCTTGTCGCCTTGGGGGGCGTTCTCTTCCAAAGTCCCTGGTCAACCATCAGATCGAAATCTCCGTTGCCGGATCTGAAAAGCAGCCGATCCGCAACTGGCGCGGATGGATTGACGAACATTACCAATTTCCGTTGCACCATTCGATTGCCGAATCGGGCGACTATCAAATGTTGGGCGGAAGCCTGTCGCGTAACGAATCAAACGCTGGCCAGATGCCACTGACCACGCCTCGCTGGATGTTGGAAACAACCGCGACACCTTTAGACGAAGAAGCACTGCGTCAAACAAGCGATGACTTAGCAGCCAGCGGTGAACTTCCACCACCAAGCTGGAGCCCCTTGCTGGTCGGTAATCAATTATTGATGCGTACCACAGAACGTCTTCGTGGTGTCGATCACCGAACGGGCAAACGAGTCTGGCACTACCCATTTTACGACCCTGAGGCTGCGCCCAACGAACCGCTTGGTGGGACCGCGAACGCAACCGGCATGAATGCCACCGGTGAACGTCTTGCGCGGACGGTGTTCAACGATGTGCCTTACGGCCAATTGACCAGCGATGGAAAACGCGTGTTCCTGTTGGACGACCTCATGCCTTCGGAACACGTTGTGATCAACCCGCTCGTCGGCGTAAAGGTTGCCGACCAGATCGAAAACGGCCGCAACACTCTTGTCGCATTGGACCTCGCCACCGAAGGAAAAATCCTGTGGCGTTTGGGAAAAGACTGGACGATCGAAAGTGAGCTAAACGAAGCGTTCTTCCTAGCGCCGCCTATTGCGGTTGAAGACGAACTGTTCACGCTGGTCGAACTGTCTGGGGACATCACGCTTGTCTGCCTTGATCCTCTCACAGGGCAAATGAACTGGAAACAACAACTGATCGCGGTCGAAGGTGCTGCGATTGGCCAAGACCCACCGCGACGAGTGAGCGGGAACTTGATCACCTACCATGAAGGTGTATTGATCTGTCCGACCGGGACTGGTGCGACGGTCACTTTCAATCTAGTTGATCGCACATTGCGTTGGGCAAACTCATATGAACGCCGGGCGAGCGCTCCAGTGCCTTTCGGCGGGAACACCACTTCGTCACGGGCTGATCAAGGCCGGCGATGGCACAGCTCAGTCGCAATCGCCAGTGGCAATACCGTGCTGGTCACGCCCGCGACTACAGACAACCTGTTCTGTTATTCGGTTGTCGACGGCAAACAAAAATTTAGCAAGGTACGACAAGACGCTTTTTATGTCGCCGGAATCCGCGAGGACCAATTCCTTGTCGTCGGCCCGCGAGATGTCACAGCCTACGATTTGGAAAACGGACGGCTAAACTGGCAGTCTGATCCAAAGCTGCTGACCGCGGGTGATCAAATCATCGGACGCGGCGTTTTTGGTGACGAGTTTTATATCATCCCCACAAGCAACAACGAACTGATCAAGCTGTCTCTTTCTGACGGCAAAGTCCAAGACCGACGAAGAACAACCTTTCCTCTTGGCAACCTGGTAGCTGTCGATGGTGAAATCATTTCCCAGGGCGCGACAACCATCGCAGTCGCCCTAGGACAAAAGACGCTGGGCCCACGTGTTGATCGTATCCTGCAAGAAGATCCAGACAACTTGGATGCGCTGATTCAGAAAGCCTTATTGCTGGCGGAAACCAAAGATCGTGACGGTGCCTTGGACGTGCTACGAAAGGCTCGGGAAGTTGACCCTGATAGCGATGATGTGCTGCTGCTTTCAATCGCTTTGATGTTGTCAGAACTTCGCGACAATCCCAATCCCGATCCTCGGCTTGAACAAGACCTAGAACGGATCATCGATACGCCGGTGCAACGTCTGGAATTTCTAGCGTTACGATTAGAAGCATCCCTGAGACACCAGAACTTTAAAACGGCTGCCGAGCGTTTGCTTGAACTTTCCACGACGGCAACCAAGTACGGTCCGGGTGGTGACAAAGATTCCGCAGTACTCCGTGAGTCAACACGCGACTGTGATCTAGATAGCTGGCTCGCTGCTCGTGCATCCGAGTTATCAGCGAAGGCATCTCAAAGCGCTTCGCTCGACGAAATTAAACAGACCGTGGATGCATTTTTGCAAAGCCGCACCTTCGGTTCATCTCAAGAACTTCTTTCGACAACCCAGCACCTTCGCCCACTGGGGGCACAATCGCTGGTTCGTGATGCTGTCGATCGGCTCATCGATGAAGAGAATGACTTTGCCGCCGAACGATTGTTGCTCGGGCCCCAACTGGGATCGAGAGTTCTTCGGGACGGTTATCCAGACCTGGCCGACGAAGACAAACTGCGCCTAGCCAAAATCTATCGCCGAGGACATATGGATGCCGATGCGTTAAAGCTTTTGCATTCGGTCAGTCAGTCTAACACCGCGTCCACAGACGAAATCGAGAAGAGCATCGCGGACATCACTGCGGAAGGAGAAGCAGTTGCCAAGATCGACCCGACGCAATCCGTTTCGATCAATTGGCAACAATCCAGCACCATGGGAATTTCTCGCACCCCGACGACGCAGTACACGGTTCGTCCCACAATCGATGGTGGTGAATCCTTCAACGGCTGGACGATCGCCAATTTGCCAAACGCGGTCATGATGCAAACGCCAATCGGACAATACGTACCGATGCCAATGGATGAATACCGGTCCGTACGAAACAGTGACCGCGCCGCAACCATCAGCGGCGGACTGATGATTTCCGAACGGCCGGGACGAATCTCTGCGATCGATATGACCCAGATGCAAACCGGTCGCCGCAATGACGCGTTGCTTTGGACACGTGACTTCGGTGGCAATGGATCGAATGTGAAACGGCAATCCAAACCGACAGCATTCGGAGATACCGTTTACTCCTATCCAACGAATTCGCTTGCGGCCAACGTCATTTCTGAACTACGCATCGGCCCAATCATGGGTGACCGCATGTTGGCGCTGCACTCCGGAGAACTGCTGGCCATCAGCACAGCAACCGGCGAGGTCATGTGGCGAAATTCGGAAGCCCCAGCCGTCGGACACATGGTTGTCGATTCTGGAAAAATTGCGATCGCGTCTTACATGCGAGGCGTGGTCTCGACGCTTACAAAATTCGATTTGTATGACGGTCAAAAAGCCGATTCGAAAGACTGGACGTTCGGTGATATTTGGACCTCTGCCGGCAAGCATGTGCTAGCCTACCAAGTCAACGATAAACAAAGCGGCGCGACCGTTCGGCTGATCAATCCATTTGATGTCGACAACCAAGTCGTCTTGGAAACCGAAGCTTTCGTCAAACAGCCGTTGGTTCAAGGCGTCGCGTCGGGTGCAGGGCGATTACTGCAAGATCGATTCATGGTGCTTTACGACGGCACCGGTCGTCTGTTGATCTGGGATATCGTCCAAGGTCGCCAAATCTGCGATCACTCCACAGGCAACTTCGACGCTTTGCAATCGATGCATGCGATGTGGATGAAAGATAGGATCATTGTTTTCGCTGCCAAAACGGTCACTCAAGGCGGCAACGGGATGCGAACGCAGCAAGGTGATTTCCATCAACCGGCTCATCGGATGATTTCGATTGACATCGAATCCGGCGACCTTCAGTGGCAACGTGAATTCGAGAATGCGTGGGGAATCACTGTGCACCAGCCTTTCGAATCACCCGTCTTATTGCTTAGCCGCTCACAAACGCTCTTCACCGTGAACCGATCGGTCCCCAAAATCGATCTAGCGATGATCCGTCTTAGCGATGGTGAGACGATTCATGAAGAGCTGGAAAAAGAAGTTCAGCCGCGTTCGAACGGTTTGACCACAGCAGTGATTCTTCAACCACAACAGAATCGAATTCGTGTTCAGATCGACAGCGAACTAGTCACCTATCAGTTCGGTGACGAGGCCACCGAGGCGACACCTGAAGACGAAGACATCGTTCCGAACCCATAA
- a CDS encoding adenylate kinase: MRIVFIGPPGAGKGTQCRRLKDELGIPHISTGEMLRATSSESPIGKMIADLIDGGNLAPDDLVMQYVVERLRKPDCQNGAMFDGFPRTVNQARMLDIHLAEKQTPLDVVVNLHAEPELLIARLLQRAEIENRADDTYEAIQSRLEIFHNRTKPVLDYYQDANLVESVDAMLGPDEVFESIVDVIRRRVTFEQPTAN; this comes from the coding sequence GTGCGAATTGTATTTATCGGTCCGCCGGGAGCGGGCAAGGGCACCCAGTGCCGTCGCTTAAAAGACGAACTCGGAATACCGCATATCTCCACCGGAGAGATGCTGCGAGCGACTTCAAGCGAGTCACCGATTGGCAAAATGATTGCCGACCTGATCGACGGTGGGAATCTGGCTCCAGACGATCTGGTAATGCAGTATGTCGTCGAACGCCTCCGAAAACCCGATTGCCAAAACGGTGCGATGTTCGATGGGTTCCCGCGCACGGTGAACCAAGCCCGAATGCTGGATATCCATCTTGCTGAAAAGCAAACGCCATTGGATGTCGTGGTGAACTTGCACGCCGAGCCAGAGCTTTTGATCGCGCGTCTTTTGCAGCGGGCGGAAATTGAAAATCGGGCTGACGACACCTACGAAGCCATTCAGTCCCGGCTAGAGATTTTTCACAACCGGACGAAGCCAGTGCTGGACTACTACCAAGACGCGAACTTAGTGGAATCGGTCGATGCGATGCTGGGCCCCGACGAGGTTTTCGAGTCGATAGTCGATGTGATTCGCCGGCGTGTGACGTTCGAACAGCCCACCGCGAACTGA
- the secY gene encoding preprotein translocase subunit SecY translates to MLEKLRIIFTIPELRKKIFLTLGLLAIYRIGFHIPLPMVSNTPTDAAGGASDFLQRVSLFAASDLRQLTIFGLGIMPYISASIILQLLGTTVPALAELKKEGQAGQKKINEYTRYLTVGICIVQSWIYLSVMLTASGPGGGNINPNFLNSAGTALYFPWQLTAVAVMTCGSIFLMWLGEQIDEHGIGNGISLLIMAGILAQMPKALYELVRNMETQLTGLSRGQVGIETLILLFVLFIGVVIGVVFITLGQRKIPTQSAKFTRGRKVYGGTRQFLPLRINQAGVMPIIFASSLLMIPGVALGAAAGLFEPGSFLFNALNLVGLTLNDPASFVYSLMYVALIFFFCYFWTAITFNPKEISDNLKESGTFIPGYRPGKRTTDYLEKVMLRITYVGAAFLSIVAIVPTVVYGSLGVPYSIAGFYGGTGLLIAVSVAFDLVQKIDAHLVMRNYRGLLEGAGGGVTPVV, encoded by the coding sequence ATGCTTGAAAAACTGCGAATTATCTTCACAATCCCCGAGCTGCGGAAAAAGATTTTCCTGACTCTCGGGTTGTTGGCTATCTACCGAATCGGTTTCCACATCCCGCTGCCCATGGTGTCTAACACACCAACGGACGCAGCGGGTGGCGCGTCTGACTTCTTGCAACGAGTCAGCTTGTTCGCCGCAAGTGACCTTCGCCAGCTAACCATCTTCGGTCTGGGAATCATGCCGTATATCTCGGCGTCGATCATCCTGCAACTTCTCGGTACGACAGTTCCCGCGCTTGCGGAACTGAAGAAAGAGGGCCAGGCAGGCCAGAAGAAGATCAACGAATACACGCGATATCTAACTGTTGGTATCTGTATCGTCCAAAGCTGGATCTATCTGTCGGTCATGCTGACCGCCTCCGGGCCCGGCGGTGGCAATATCAACCCTAACTTCCTCAACTCTGCCGGTACCGCGTTGTACTTCCCATGGCAGTTGACGGCAGTTGCGGTCATGACCTGCGGTAGCATCTTCCTGATGTGGCTTGGTGAGCAAATCGACGAACACGGTATCGGCAACGGTATTAGTCTGTTGATCATGGCGGGAATCTTGGCACAGATGCCAAAGGCTCTTTACGAGCTGGTCCGCAACATGGAAACCCAATTAACTGGCTTGTCGCGAGGACAGGTGGGTATCGAAACGTTGATCTTGCTGTTTGTGTTGTTCATCGGAGTCGTGATCGGGGTCGTGTTCATCACCCTCGGCCAACGTAAAATCCCAACGCAATCAGCGAAATTCACCCGCGGACGGAAGGTCTACGGTGGAACACGGCAGTTCCTGCCACTACGAATCAACCAAGCTGGCGTGATGCCGATCATTTTCGCAAGCAGCTTGTTGATGATTCCTGGCGTTGCACTCGGTGCGGCAGCAGGCCTGTTTGAACCTGGCAGCTTCTTGTTCAACGCACTCAACCTGGTTGGCTTGACACTGAACGATCCAGCATCGTTCGTCTACAGCCTGATGTATGTCGCGCTGATCTTCTTCTTCTGCTACTTCTGGACTGCAATTACCTTCAACCCGAAGGAAATCTCGGACAACCTGAAGGAAAGTGGAACGTTCATTCCTGGTTACCGTCCTGGCAAACGCACGACGGATTACTTGGAAAAGGTCATGCTGCGAATCACTTACGTGGGTGCCGCGTTCCTTTCGATCGTCGCCATCGTCCCGACGGTGGTGTACGGATCACTGGGCGTCCCATACTCGATCGCCGGTTTTTACGGCGGTACCGGACTTTTGATTGCGGTTAGCGTCGCATTCGACTTGGTCCAAAAGATCGATGCCCACTTGGTCATGCGTAACTACCGCGGCCTTTTGGAAGGTGCTGGCGGCGGAGTAACCCCAGTCGTCTAA
- the rplO gene encoding 50S ribosomal protein L15, translated as MNLNDVHRGIQKNRKRKRIGRGPGSGTGKTSARGHKGHKSRSGYSRKPNFQGGAMPMFRRVPKRGFNNRWATSVFAVNVGTLNDRFEDGDEVTLEAMAAKDVAKGTFDEVKILGDGELTKKLTVSAHRFSKSAEEKIQAAGGTVNKLVAKRTPEERVAALKEAGN; from the coding sequence ATGAACCTAAACGATGTCCATCGCGGCATTCAAAAGAACCGCAAACGTAAACGTATCGGCCGTGGTCCTGGTAGCGGCACCGGCAAGACGTCGGCTCGTGGTCACAAAGGTCACAAGAGCCGTAGCGGTTACAGCCGTAAACCGAACTTCCAAGGTGGAGCAATGCCAATGTTCCGCCGCGTTCCCAAGCGTGGTTTCAACAACCGCTGGGCGACATCTGTCTTCGCAGTTAACGTTGGGACCCTCAACGATCGCTTTGAAGACGGTGATGAAGTAACACTCGAAGCAATGGCAGCGAAAGACGTCGCGAAGGGCACTTTTGACGAAGTCAAAATCCTTGGCGATGGTGAGTTGACCAAGAAGCTGACCGTCTCGGCGCACCGTTTCAGCAAGTCCGCTGAAGAAAAGATTCAAGCTGCTGGCGGTACCGTCAACAAGCTGGTCGCGAAGCGTACGCCTGAAGAACGCGTCGCTGCACTGAAAGAAGCCGGAAATTAA
- the rpsE gene encoding 30S ribosomal protein S5, translating to MSNASNQNRRRGNKPAEESKDDGLLDRVVKIKRCAAVVKGGRRFSFAAMVVVGDGQGRVGWGYGKANEVPPSVQKATKQATRDMINVPLVEGSIPHQVWGQFGAAKVTLIPAGAGTGIIAGQAVRAVCEACGIHDILTKSYGTNNPVTLVKATVDALSKLRTREEIAALRGISVEELSAH from the coding sequence ATTAGTAACGCAAGTAACCAAAATCGTCGTCGTGGCAATAAGCCAGCCGAGGAGTCCAAAGATGACGGACTACTCGATCGCGTAGTAAAAATCAAACGTTGTGCTGCCGTTGTAAAAGGCGGTCGACGTTTCAGCTTCGCAGCCATGGTAGTCGTCGGTGACGGACAAGGTCGCGTCGGCTGGGGATACGGCAAGGCCAACGAAGTCCCACCAAGCGTCCAAAAAGCGACCAAGCAAGCGACCCGTGACATGATCAATGTCCCATTGGTCGAAGGCAGCATCCCACACCAAGTTTGGGGCCAGTTCGGCGCTGCTAAAGTGACGCTGATTCCAGCTGGTGCTGGTACCGGTATCATCGCCGGCCAAGCCGTCCGAGCGGTTTGCGAAGCTTGCGGGATTCACGACATTCTGACGAAATCCTACGGCACCAACAATCCTGTCACGCTGGTCAAAGCGACGGTCGACGCACTGAGCAAGTTGCGCACCCGTGAAGAGATCGCTGCCCTGCGTGGTATCAGTGTCGAAGAACTTTCGGCACACTAA
- the rplR gene encoding 50S ribosomal protein L18: MDKNKKLQKQRKRRRHHVRNVLRGSADRPRLCVQRSLKHFSVQLIDDNTGKTLASASTRDKTLRESIPAGGNCDAAAQIGKTIAEKATAAGITAAKLDRGHNKYHGRVKAFADAAREGGLVL; encoded by the coding sequence ATGGACAAGAACAAGAAACTTCAAAAACAGCGAAAGCGACGCCGTCACCACGTTCGCAACGTGCTACGTGGCTCGGCAGATCGTCCCCGCTTGTGCGTACAACGTTCGCTCAAGCACTTCTCGGTTCAGTTGATCGACGACAACACCGGGAAGACCCTGGCCAGCGCCAGCACTCGCGACAAAACCCTGCGGGAATCGATCCCAGCCGGTGGAAATTGCGATGCTGCGGCTCAGATCGGCAAAACCATCGCCGAAAAAGCGACCGCGGCCGGGATCACTGCCGCGAAACTGGACCGCGGTCACAATAAGTACCATGGACGTGTGAAAGCATTCGCCGACGCCGCTCGCGAAGGCGGGTTGGTTCTATAA
- the rplF gene encoding 50S ribosomal protein L6 — protein MSRIGKKPVEIPSGVTVSVTDRVINIEGPKGKLTFTHRPEINVAVEDNTVVVSRDTEARTARELHGLTRALVNNMIEGVTKGYEKKLEIVGVGYLASISGDTLQLRVGFANELSRKIPGDLSVTCPDQTHIVVQGCDKQRVTQFAAEVRALRKPEPYKGKGIRYQGEHVKIKPGKAATK, from the coding sequence ATGAGTCGTATCGGAAAAAAACCAGTCGAAATCCCAAGCGGAGTGACCGTTTCGGTTACCGATCGGGTGATCAACATCGAAGGCCCGAAGGGCAAACTCACGTTCACCCATCGCCCCGAAATCAACGTCGCTGTTGAAGACAACACCGTTGTCGTCAGCCGTGACACCGAGGCTCGGACCGCGCGTGAACTGCACGGCCTGACCCGCGCCCTGGTCAACAACATGATCGAAGGCGTCACCAAGGGTTACGAGAAGAAACTGGAAATCGTCGGTGTTGGTTATCTTGCCAGCATTTCTGGCGATACGCTTCAGCTTCGCGTCGGCTTTGCTAACGAACTGAGCCGCAAGATCCCTGGCGACCTAAGCGTTACCTGCCCCGATCAGACGCACATCGTCGTCCAAGGTTGTGACAAACAACGCGTCACACAGTTTGCCGCCGAAGTTCGTGCATTGCGAAAGCCAGAACCTTACAAAGGGAAGGGCATCCGGTACCAAGGCGAGCACGTCAAAATCAAACCTGGTAAGGCTGCGACCAAGTAA
- the rpsH gene encoding 30S ribosomal protein S8: MMTDPIADMLTRIRNAVRVERPYVDIPASRVKRGIADVLKREGFIWDWEEVEQHPVNHLRLELKYGSNGERVIQTIKRMSKPGRRLYCHCKDLKPVLGGLGITIISTSKGVISDREARREKVGGEILCEVA; encoded by the coding sequence ATGATGACTGACCCTATTGCTGACATGTTAACCCGCATCCGCAACGCCGTTCGTGTTGAACGCCCGTACGTGGATATTCCCGCTAGCCGCGTGAAAAGAGGCATCGCTGATGTCCTTAAACGCGAAGGCTTTATCTGGGACTGGGAAGAAGTCGAACAGCACCCTGTCAACCATTTGCGTCTGGAATTGAAGTACGGCAGCAACGGCGAACGCGTGATCCAAACGATCAAGCGTATGAGCAAGCCAGGCCGCCGTCTGTACTGCCACTGCAAAGACCTCAAGCCTGTCTTGGGCGGTTTGGGAATCACGATTATTAGCACCAGCAAAGGTGTAATTAGCGATCGTGAAGCCCGCCGTGAAAAGGTTGGCGGCGAAATCCTTTGTGAAGTCGCCTAA
- a CDS encoding type Z 30S ribosomal protein S14 has protein sequence MASKAKIAKANRKPKFSTRRENRCKFCGRPRAVYRKFGICRICFRENANLGLIPGVRKASW, from the coding sequence GTGGCAAGTAAAGCAAAGATCGCCAAGGCAAACCGGAAGCCGAAGTTCAGTACCCGACGCGAGAACCGTTGCAAGTTCTGTGGTCGACCCCGTGCGGTCTATCGCAAATTTGGGATTTGCCGAATCTGTTTCCGCGAGAATGCGAACTTGGGTTTGATCCCCGGTGTTCGTAAGGCCAGTTGGTAG
- the rplE gene encoding 50S ribosomal protein L5 — MTDKPRLQVAYEDTIRAKLIEQFGYANAHQVPRLEKVTLNMGVGQAIGDKKILDLAYEAMTQIAGQKPVITTARKSIAGFKLREGMPIGCMVTLRRQRMYEFMDRLVAIVLPRVRDFRGISRKAFDGNGNYTMGLTEQLVFPELNPDKFTRPQGMNITFVTTAKTNDEARTLLEMMGMPFKAAPGKKDAAA, encoded by the coding sequence ATGACTGACAAACCACGACTACAAGTAGCTTACGAAGATACGATCCGCGCCAAGCTGATCGAACAATTCGGCTACGCAAACGCTCACCAAGTTCCTCGCCTAGAAAAAGTCACCCTGAACATGGGTGTCGGGCAAGCGATCGGTGATAAGAAAATCCTGGACTTGGCGTACGAAGCGATGACCCAGATTGCTGGCCAAAAGCCAGTGATCACAACGGCTCGCAAATCGATCGCCGGTTTCAAACTTCGCGAAGGTATGCCGATCGGGTGCATGGTCACTCTGCGTCGGCAACGCATGTACGAATTCATGGACCGTTTGGTCGCAATCGTTCTGCCGCGTGTTCGCGACTTCCGCGGGATCAGCCGTAAAGCCTTCGATGGCAACGGCAACTACACAATGGGCCTGACCGAGCAATTGGTTTTCCCAGAGTTAAACCCTGACAAGTTCACTCGTCCGCAAGGGATGAACATCACGTTCGTCACCACTGCGAAAACAAATGACGAAGCTCGAACGTTGTTGGAAATGATGGGAATGCCGTTCAAGGCAGCCCCAGGAAAGAAGGATGCCGCCGCGTAA
- the rplX gene encoding 50S ribosomal protein L24, whose amino-acid sequence MLLQIDDEVLVISGGDKGHRGKVLVVDRKKNKVVVEGAGLVRKHVRRSQKNPQGGRLSKEMPIHASNVMLIDPSDNKPTRIGVRYLEDGSKERFAKKSGASLGRIAPARDSYKKS is encoded by the coding sequence ATGCTACTGCAAATTGATGACGAAGTCCTAGTGATCTCCGGTGGTGACAAAGGTCACCGCGGCAAGGTCCTGGTCGTTGATCGCAAGAAGAACAAAGTTGTCGTCGAAGGTGCCGGCTTGGTCCGTAAGCACGTTCGTCGCAGCCAAAAGAACCCGCAAGGCGGTCGCCTGAGCAAAGAGATGCCCATTCACGCTAGTAACGTGATGCTCATCGATCCTTCCGACAACAAGCCAACCCGCATCGGTGTTCGCTACCTGGAAGACGGCTCGAAAGAACGATTTGCCAAGAAGAGCGGTGCCAGCCTCGGCCGCATCGCACCGGCACGTGATAGTTACAAAAAGTCATAG
- the rplN gene encoding 50S ribosomal protein L14, translating to MIQQETRLDVADNTGARQVMCIKVLGGSRRRFASVGDIIVCSVKSVIPGSDIKKKSIVRAVIVRTKTPTRRADGSYIKFDSNAVVLIDKDKGPRGTRIFGAVARELREQNFMKIVSLANEVV from the coding sequence ATGATCCAACAAGAAACTCGCCTCGATGTCGCAGATAACACGGGTGCCCGTCAAGTCATGTGCATCAAGGTGCTCGGCGGAAGCCGACGACGCTTTGCCAGTGTTGGCGACATCATCGTTTGTAGCGTCAAAAGCGTGATTCCCGGTAGCGACATCAAGAAGAAGTCGATCGTCCGCGCCGTAATCGTCCGTACCAAGACGCCAACGCGTCGTGCCGACGGCAGCTACATCAAATTTGATTCCAACGCGGTCGTTTTGATCGACAAGGACAAAGGTCCTCGTGGCACGCGGATCTTCGGTGCTGTCGCTCGTGAACTGCGTGAACAGAACTTTATGAAGATCGTCTCCCTGGCTAACGAAGTAGTCTGA